One genomic region from Granulicatella adiacens ATCC 49175 encodes:
- the dnaJ gene encoding molecular chaperone DnaJ, whose product MAKRDLYEILGVSKDASEADIKKAYRKLSKKYHPDINKEPGADEKFKEIAEAYEILGDAQKRAAYDQYGHASYDPNSGFSGGGFGGGFDGFGGFGGNGNFTGGFEDIFSSFFGGGGSRADRANMPRQGADLQYVMDLTFEEAIFGKEETIHYHRSDECQTCHGTGAKPGTHPTTCSKCHGSGVINVERNTPFGRMMSQTTCDVCHGTGQEIKEKCPTCHGHGQVDETHKVKVKVPAGVEDGNQMRLQGQGEVGFNGGPYGDLYVIFRVAQSKTFKRQGADIYYQLHVNFAQAALGDEVDVPTVHGKVKLKVPAGTQSGTILRLRGKGAPKLRGTGNGDQHVEVIVDTPKKLTDKQRQALQVFANEEGTQLHNGEENFFDKMKNAFKDTFE is encoded by the coding sequence TAAGAAAGCTTATCGGAAATTATCTAAAAAATACCATCCAGATATTAATAAAGAACCTGGAGCGGATGAGAAATTCAAAGAAATCGCTGAAGCTTACGAGATTTTAGGAGACGCACAAAAACGTGCAGCTTATGATCAATACGGACACGCTTCTTATGATCCAAACTCTGGATTCAGTGGTGGCGGATTCGGTGGTGGATTTGATGGGTTCGGAGGATTTGGCGGTAATGGAAACTTTACTGGCGGATTCGAAGATATCTTTAGTAGTTTCTTCGGTGGCGGAGGCAGTCGTGCAGATCGTGCTAACATGCCACGTCAAGGGGCTGACCTTCAGTATGTCATGGATTTAACATTTGAAGAAGCTATCTTTGGTAAGGAAGAAACGATTCATTACCACCGCAGTGACGAATGTCAAACGTGTCATGGCACTGGTGCAAAACCTGGAACGCATCCAACGACTTGTTCTAAATGTCATGGTTCAGGTGTGATTAATGTTGAAAGAAATACACCATTCGGTCGTATGATGAGTCAAACAACCTGTGATGTGTGTCATGGTACAGGACAAGAAATCAAAGAAAAATGTCCAACCTGTCACGGTCATGGTCAAGTAGATGAAACACATAAAGTCAAAGTGAAAGTTCCTGCAGGTGTTGAAGATGGAAACCAAATGCGCCTTCAAGGACAAGGGGAAGTAGGTTTCAATGGCGGTCCTTATGGTGACCTTTATGTCATTTTCCGAGTTGCTCAAAGTAAGACATTCAAACGTCAAGGAGCGGATATTTATTACCAACTTCATGTAAATTTTGCTCAAGCGGCTCTTGGAGATGAAGTAGACGTACCAACTGTACACGGTAAAGTGAAATTAAAAGTTCCTGCTGGGACACAATCAGGTACGATTTTACGACTACGTGGTAAAGGGGCTCCTAAACTACGTGGTACAGGAAACGGTGACCAACATGTAGAAGTTATCGTAGACACTCCTAAGAAACTGACAGATAAGCAAAGACAAGCTTTACAAGTATTTGCTAATGAGGAAGGAACGCAACTTCATAATGGTGAGGAGAATTTCTTCGACAAGATGAAGAACGCATTTAAAGATACATTTGAATAA